Part of the Olsenella profusa DSM 13989 genome, ACAGGCACATATGCGGGCGTGCTCGACTGGCGTGGATAGGTCTCCAGGAAGCCGGCACAGCCCGCCACAAGCACCAGGTCGTCAGCCTCGGCAAGCCTGCGCCCGATGCGTGCGAGGCCCTCGTCGCTGTCGCAGTCGAACACGTCCACCCCAGGCTTGAGCGCGCTGCCATCGCACGGGCTCACGGCGACATCGCTCTCCAGGTGGATGAGCTCGTCGATGCGGCTTGTGGCGACCGGGTCGATGGGATCTGTGGCAAAGACGCTCTGCGCAAGGGGCCTGCCGTCCACATACTGGACCAGGCCCTTGGTCACGCGGCCCATCTTGGGGTAGGCGGGGACGAAGTCGATGTGGTCGCGCCCCGAGGCCGCAAGGGCCGCGGCGATCTCGGCACCCACGTTGCCGCGCAGGCCCGAGTCCACCTTCTTGTAGATGCGAGTCACACCATGGGCGCACGCCGTCGAGACGAGCTCGAAGACGGTACGGTACGCCTCGTCCGAGGAGGCGTGACGAGTCTCGGCATCGATGACAAGCACGTCGTAATCGTCAAGCAGGGCCACATCCATGGTCGGGTCCGCAGACACCGCCACACGGTCACCCTTGCGAGCGAGCTGCACACCAGAATCCAAGGCCCCCGTAAGGTCATCGGCTATGACGAGCAGACCAATCACGTGCTGCACCTCCATCCACGGAAAAGTATGGGCCACCGTCACCGATGCCCCAAGGCTTCCTAATCCAGGAAACGTTCCTATTTGAAACGTTACAGGACAGCCATGATGAATTTCTCGTAGTATGTTTCTAAATAGAACATACTCTAGGGGCATCCGATCTGGGGTATGGGAGGTGTGGACATATGATGCCATCACGCGCAGCGTCAGACGGAATCTTGGAGAGGAACATGGTCTGCACGGACGCACGGGGGGTGCGCATACTCGCCATCGCGCCCTACCAGGGACTTGCGATCGCCCTCAGGCGCGTCGCCGACGAGTATGCGAATGTGGGCCTCACCTGCATCGTGGGCAACCTCTCGGCCGGCGTCACCGCAGCCCAAGAGCAGGTCTCCGCAGGCAATGCCTACGATGTCATCATCTCTCGCGGCGGCACGGCCGACCTCCTGCGCGAGAGCTTCAGCCTTCCCGTCATCGACATCCCGGTCAGCGCCTACGACGTGCTACAGGCCATCAAGCTCTCCGAAGGGCTCAAGGGACGGCGCGCCGTCGTGGGCTTTACGGCCATCACCCAGACGGCCGACACGCTCAACGAGATCATGCAGCTTGGCCTCGACATCTTCACGCTCGTGGACACCGACGACGTCAGTACGGTCATGGGATTCCTCGTGGAGAACGACTACCAGATCATCCTCTGTGACGTCATCTCGGCCTCGGCGGCACGGGATGCGGGACTCAATCCCGTGCTCATCACCTCGGGCGGCGCATCGATACGGCAGGTGTTTGACGAGGCCCTCAGACAGACTAGGTACCTGCGCCACTACAGCAGTGAGAACGCGCTGCTGCGTACCGTCATCAACCGCCAGCCACAACGCTGCGCGATCTTTCGCAAGGACGGGTCGCTCATGCTGGGCACCTACCAGACGGACGATGGGGTCATGGCATACCTGCGAGGCATCGTCAACGAGGTCATGGCGGGGGACGTGCGGGTCGTGCGCAAGTCGTTGGGTGGCACACTCTGGACGATTCGCGGCGAGAGGGTCTCCACCAGCGCCATCCCCCACAATGACTTCTGCGCCTTCTACTTCACGGGCACACGCGCCACCCCCAAGCGGCGGCGCGCAGGCATGAGCTCCTTCTCAAGGACCGAGGCGACCAAGGCCTATGACAGGAGCCTCTATGCCCTCACGAGTGACATCGGACGCATCTCGGCGACGATCGACAACTCGAACCAGACGGGGCAGCCCCTCCTCATCACGGGCGAGTACGGAACGGGCAGGACGGCTGTCGCCCTCTACGCCTACATCCATGGCCTCCATGCCGACATGCCCCTCACGGAGGTCGACTGCGGCATGATGACCGACTCCTCGCGCGACTTCCTCGTCAACAGCTCGCGCTCGCCCCTCTACACGCGACATGAGGTCATCCACATCAAGAACTTCAACAGCTCCGACGAGGGGTTCCTGGACAGCCTCTTCTCCACCATCGCGCAGACGGGCGTGTGCGAGCGCAACCGCGTCATCTTCTCATGCGACCCACACGGCGAGCACGTGCACAGGCGCATCGCCTATCTCAAGGACAAGTTCCAGTGCGTCGAAGTCCAGCTCATCGCCCTGCGCGAACAGCCAGAACGTGTGGCTCCGCTCACCAGCCTCTACCTCAGCCAGCTGAGAAGCGAGCTGCCCAACGAGGTCCTGCGCATAGATGGTGCCGCCATGCGACTGCTCGGTGAGTACGCCTGGCCGGGCAACCTCGTGCAGATGGAGCGCATCATACGACAGCTCTACCTCTCGGCGGTCGATCATGTGATTCGCACCGTGGATGTGCGCAGCGCGCTCGCCCTCGAACGAACCACCTATCCCCAGGGCCCAACGGGACAGGACGTCACGCAGGCGTCCTCCGCCCATGCACCCACGGACATGTCCGGTCTCACGTTGGCCCAGGTTGACCGCCTTGCCGTGGAGGACGCCGTGCGCCGCAACGGCGGCAACCAGAGTGCCGCCGCGCGCGAGCTGGGCATCAGCCGCACGACACTCTGGCGCATCCGTAGGCGGTAGCAGGGGGTGAAAGTCGTACGCACGTTTCCGCCGGCCCCGTGCGAGTCGCATGCACCCTCTGGGCCGCCGCAAGACGGGACAGCCGCTCAACCCATGTGCCTGCGCGAACGCGCGGTGACTCCACATAGGGTCGCGAACGGCCGGGGGCAGGCGCGCCGGCGATTGCACGCGACCCGGTTCCATAGCGGAACAGAGCCCAGTTCCCCTCACAATTTCTGCGCAACCAGCGCCATCGCGTTAGAATGAGGGTAGGCGTTGCGTATTGGCAGTCCACGTATGGAGGGACGATCATGAAGATTCTTGTGTTTGGCACCAAGAGCTATGACAAGGCCTCGTTCGAGAAGGAGCTGAAGGACTATCCCGACCTCCAGGTAGACTTCACGGAAATCAACCTCACCCCGCTCACGGCCCCCCTCGCCCAGGGATACAAGGCCGTCTGCGGCTTTGTGAATGCCGACGTCTCCGCCATGACGCTCGAACTGCTGCGCGGCCTGGGCGTCGAGCTCGTCCTCATGCGCTGCGCCGGCTTCGATGCCGTCAACGTCGACTTCGCCAAGTCCATCGGCATGCGGGTCACCCGTGTCCCGGCCTACTCGCCCGAGGCCATCGCCGAGCACGCCATGGCCCTCGCCCTCTGTGCCAACCGCCACATCCACAAGGGCTACATCCGCGTCCGTGAGAACGACTTCTCGCTCGAGGGCCTTGTGGGCACCACCCTGCACGGCAAGACGGCCGGCATCATCGGCACGGGCCGCATCGGTGCCGCACTCTGCCGCATCTGCAAGGGCTTCGGCATGACGGTCCTGGGTTCCGACCTCTACCCCAACCAGAAGCTCATCGACGAGGAGCACGTCATTGACGAGTACGTCGACTACGACGAGCTCTATAGCCGCGCCGACCTCATCAGCCTGCACGCCTTCCTCAACGAGGACAGCTACCACCTGATCAACGACGAGTCCATCGCAAAGATGAAGGACGGCGTGATCTTCGTCAACACCAGCCGCGGTGCGCTCGTCGACACCGAGGCCCTCATCCGTGGCATCCGTGCGGGCAAGATCGGCGCGGCGGGCCTCGACGTCTACGAGGAGGAGAACGCCAACGTCTACCAGAACCGCGAGGACCAGATCCTTGGCCATTCCGTCACCGCGCGCCTCTGCTCCTTCCCCAACGTGGTCATGACCTCCCATCAGGCCTTCTTCACACACGAGGCACTGGGCCAGATTGCCCGCGTCACGCTCGACAACGCCGAGGCGTATGCAAACGGTAAGGATTTCGTCGATCGCAGCGTCGTGTGCTAGGCAAAGCCCTATCCTCGATAAGGCTTCCGCCAGCAAGCACACCACGGGTGGAATACACGAGAGCATCCGGCTGGCCGGCCCCTTGGGCCGGCCAGCCTTAGAACGGAGAAGGGAACGACCGGTATGACCAACAAGAGAACCAAGATCATCTGCACAATGGGTCCTGCCACGGAGAGCGATGACGTCCTGCGCCAGCTCATCGCGAGTGGCATGAACGTGGCGCGCTTCAACTTCAGCCACGGCAGCCACGACTACCACCGCAACAACATCGACCGCGTGCGGCGCATCTCTGCCGAGCTGGGCATGCCCGTGGCCATCATGCTGGACACCAAGGGTCCCGAGGTTCGCACCGGCGAGCTGAAGGATCACCAGAAGGTCATGCTAAAGACCGGCGGCACGACCGTCGTCACCACCGATGACGGCGTCATCGGCACCGCCGAGCGCTTCTCGCTGGACTACAAGGAGCTTCCCAACGAGGTCGAGAAGGGTTCCATCATCCTGATCGACGACGGCCTCATCGGCCTGGAGGTCGATCACGTCGAGGGCACCGACATGCACTGCGTCATCACCAACGGTGGCGAGCTGGGAGAGAAGAAGGGCGTCAACGTCCCCAACGTGGAGGTGGGCCTGCCCTCCGTCACCGAGCAGGACAGGGCCGACATCATGTTCGGCTGCGAGCTGGGCATTGACGCCATTGCCGCGTCCTTCATCCGCAACGGTGCCGCCGTGGACGAGATTCGCGAGCTGTGCGCCGAGAACGGCCTGCGTAACCTCTACATCCTCCCCAAGATCGAGAGCGCCATGGGCGTCAGGAACTTCGACGAGATCCTCGAGCACTCCGATGGCATCATGGTGGCCCGCGGCGATCTGGGCGTGGAGATCAACCCCGCCGAGGTGCCCCACGTGCAGAAGACGATCATCAAGAAGTGCAACAAGGCCTACAAGCCCGTCATCACCGCAACGCAGATGCTCGATTCCATGATCCACAACCCGCGCCCCACGCGCGCCGAGGTCGCAGACGTTGCCAATGCCATCTATGACGGCACCGACTGCATCATGCTCTCCGGCGAGACCGCTGCCGGCCAGTACCCCGTCGAGGCCGTCAGGATGATGGCCTCCATCGCCGAGGAGACCGAGAAGTACCTGCCGGAGACCGGCGAGTACCATGACCGTGGCGGCCTGAAGAACGTGAACTCCGCCATCGGCGCCGCTGCCGTCGAGGTTGCCGATCGCGTGAATGCCAAGTGCATCATCTGCCCGACGCACTCTGGCCGCACGGCTCGCCTGATCTCCAACTTCCGCCCCAAGCTGCCCATTTATGCGATGTCGCCCTCCAACCACGCCATCCGCAAGACCTGCTTCCAGTGGGGCGTGCAGGCCATCAAGACCACCGAGCAGGGATCGCTCTCGGCCACCTGCTACAACGCCCTGACTGTGGCCAAGGAGAGGGGTGTCGTCAAGACGGGTGACCTCGTGGTCATCACTGCCGGCGACCCTCAGACCTCGCCCTCCCAGGGTGACTACATCACGTCCACCAACATGGCGATGGTGTCGCAGATCCAGTAGGGTTCGCCCACGGAGCGTACGGTGGGCCTCCGCCACAGACGGGGGCCCTTTTTGTGACCTGGGGGTGCGGCTGCAGTGTCGTACCCGTCGCTGGAACGAGGTCTTGCATGCTGAGGCAGAACGTGAGGGACTCACTCGATGCACTCCACATGATTTCGCAGCGAGAACCATGCACCAACCGTCACAAGCACCGCTCCGAGGGAGATGAAGACGGCGGACGGCGCACCTATCCATGCAACAAACCCGCAATAGAGAGACGAGAGCGGAGCAGCACCAAAGGAGGCAAGGCTCATCACTGAAATTGCCGTTGCGGTATCGGAACCCCGTGCCTGCGTGATGAAACGTGTGACAAGCAAGGTCGAGCCCACGCCGCTGCCCAAACCCGCAGCTACAGAGAGCAGTGACGCAAGCGTGTGAGAACTTGTCGCCCCTGCAGCAGCAAACCCAAGCCCAGCGACGACGATCCCCCGTCCGATATGCGGTTCGGCCCTCTGGGGAACCACAAGGGCCATAAGGCATGCCGCAACGGCCGCACCTGCCCCATAACACGCGAGCACCTGTCCCAATTGGAAACCATCCCAAGCGCGAGCCGTGGCCAGCATGGCATATCCCGTATTCGTGAGCCCAGAGGCAGCAAACTCCGCCAGCACGATCAACACGAGACACGGACGAAGCACACTGTTGGCAAGTATGCGCTTGACGCTCCCGAGCATCCGCGTCCCTAACGTATGGAGCGGGCGCCCATCCGTCAGGGAGGTACGGCAGCATTGCTCCCGTACCATGAGCAGGCAGGCAAGGGACACGAGCGACACAACGGCGAGCATTGAGAAGAGCATGCGTGGAGAGAGGAAGCCGAGCAGTGCGCCGCCAAGAAGTGGTCCTGCCACCACTCCCAGCCGCTGTATCCCGGAAAACAGCGGCTGGATTCTCTCGATCGTATCCTCAGACGAAACCGTGGTGACCATGCTTTGCGAACTTGGCAGATAAAAGGCCTCAATACAACCGAAGAGCAGAGCCGCCGCCAACAAGGCCCCCATCATGGGCACGGGCCTATCGCCACAAGCCACGGCCAGAGCGCCGAGCACGACCATGCGCAGGAAGCTCGCCCTCACGGCAACTCGACGAAACCCCCTCCCATCGGCAAAGGCCCCTGCAGGTAGAAGTAGGATGGCGCGCGGCAGGGCACCAATCGAAACGACAAGGCCAGCAACGAGGTCGGATTCGGCTAGTGCCAAGGCATACCAGGCCAACGCAAGATAGAAGACCTGATCCCCCATGACGCTGACGGCATAGCCAAGGAGAAAGAGCGTGACGTTCCTCCCGCTCCCACCAGAATGCAGCGAGGGCGCAGTCCCCTCCACAGGAGTCACAGCCGCACTCCTTCTCTTATGGCAAGCGATTCCATATCAATGAGATACGATCGGCTCATCACGGAACAATCTCCCGTGAGCAAGTACTGCACTATCTGGCCAACCACACTCCTGGGAACTGAGTTGAGCGTACGGTAGTCGTCCTCGCGTTTGAACGCATCGTCATAGGGCGCGAAACTGTCATACACCTCCACGAGATCCGCCTTCCTCGAGTCCGCGCCTGTATGCTGATGACCATTTTATCAACATATATTGTACAATTATTATTGCTAAATTTCAAAGGGAAATTTGGGCGAGCCGGCATGACTCACCGCTATGGCAGAATTGCTCAGGAGCCATCACTGAGGATAGAGGGCAGCATGGGAAAATCAGAAACAATCAAGCGTACAGTCACTGATATCACTACGCTTAGGGTCATGTCGAACCCAGAGCGCATGCGAATCCTCGGCCTTCTACGAAACCGGGGTGCTCACACAGTGGGACAGATCAGCTCCGAGATTGGCCTCGCACCAGGGAGCGTGAGCTATCATTTAAAGAGGCTTGCCGCTGTGGGGCTTGCCGAGCAGATGACTAACCCTGACATGGATCGCCGTCAAAGTTGGTGGCAGGCATCTGACGCAGCAATTGAGCCGGCAGTCAGCCCAGATGAAGGGGCCAGCAAAGAAGTCCGACTGGAGTTGGGGCGTGCCTCGGTACGCACCTATTTCGAAGCATATGAGCGCTACCTGCAAGGCTACAGGGACTTGCCGCGCGCATGGCGCGAGCATGAGATACGTCTCGATACCGTGCTTTCTCTCACACCAGAGGAGATGGGACAGTTCGAATCTGACCTGGAGGCGCTTTTAGACGCGTGGACAAAGAGAGTGGCGGCTACGACAGGGCACGCCTCCTCGAACCACGATCATCGCAGCCAGGTGCTCATCGCACTCCTTGGATTCCCCTGGCAGCCTTAACACCGTGGTAGCCACTGGAATGGCATCCTCGCGGCAGGAAGAGGGCTCCGGAGCAGGTTCGCCCCGGAGCCCTGTGGGTGCCAATCGATCCGTGTGGGTGCCAAATGATTCGTGTGGGTGCCCTTCTCCCGGGAGGGGCCGACAAAACCCCAGTTCGCAAGAGGCCGAGACGGGAGATTGGCACCCACATGCAGCAAATCGCACCCACACGGTGAGAATGACACCCACAGCGGTGGAGAATCGCACCCACATGCAGCAAATCGCACCCACATGGGGATGCCCCATGCATCACACGCACACGAGGAGCTTGCGCCCTCGCCTTTAGCGCTCGCAGAGCCAGAGATGCGTGGTGAAGGGCTCCACCTCGGAGCCACCACCGAAGTCGTGCCACTCCCCCGTCGCCAGATCGGTCGCCCGACCGCACTGCGCATCGAAGTGGAAGGTCACGGGCTCGCTACCGGCGTTCACGGCCACGATGACGCGCTCGTGCTCGCTTGTGCGCTGGAAGAGCAGCGTGGTGGACGACACCTGGATCTCGGTGTAGTCGCCCCAGCAGAGCGCCTCAAAGCCAGGGGCGTCCTTCTTGCGCGCCGCCGCATACGCGGCGATGGCTTCCGTGAGCTCGTTCCACTCGGGCGCATCCAGCGCGGGACGCAGCTCGTGGTCGCCAAACCTCTGCTCGCCCTCGATGCCCCACTCGCTGCCATAGTACAGGCAGGGCACACCGGGGATGCCAAAGAGCAGGCCATACAGGCATGGGAGCTGGCGTGTGTCATCCAGCTTGGTGGCAATGCGCGGCACATCGTGGTTGTCCACGAAGTTGAGCAGGTGTCTGCCCGTATAGAGGTCCCAGGGGTCGCTCCCGCTCTGGCGATTGAGGGCGTAGGCCACCTCATGCATGTTGGACGAGTTCATGGATGACCAGAGGCCCTTGTACACCTCGTAGTTGGTGACGGAGTCCGCGAGGGTGTCCCCCATCCACTGGTTGTAGTCGCCGAACATGGTCTCGCCCACCAGCACGAACTTGCCGTCGTACGCTCCCAG contains:
- a CDS encoding sigma-54-dependent transcriptional regulator; the encoded protein is MVCTDARGVRILAIAPYQGLAIALRRVADEYANVGLTCIVGNLSAGVTAAQEQVSAGNAYDVIISRGGTADLLRESFSLPVIDIPVSAYDVLQAIKLSEGLKGRRAVVGFTAITQTADTLNEIMQLGLDIFTLVDTDDVSTVMGFLVENDYQIILCDVISASAARDAGLNPVLITSGGASIRQVFDEALRQTRYLRHYSSENALLRTVINRQPQRCAIFRKDGSLMLGTYQTDDGVMAYLRGIVNEVMAGDVRVVRKSLGGTLWTIRGERVSTSAIPHNDFCAFYFTGTRATPKRRRAGMSSFSRTEATKAYDRSLYALTSDIGRISATIDNSNQTGQPLLITGEYGTGRTAVALYAYIHGLHADMPLTEVDCGMMTDSSRDFLVNSSRSPLYTRHEVIHIKNFNSSDEGFLDSLFSTIAQTGVCERNRVIFSCDPHGEHVHRRIAYLKDKFQCVEVQLIALREQPERVAPLTSLYLSQLRSELPNEVLRIDGAAMRLLGEYAWPGNLVQMERIIRQLYLSAVDHVIRTVDVRSALALERTTYPQGPTGQDVTQASSAHAPTDMSGLTLAQVDRLAVEDAVRRNGGNQSAAARELGISRTTLWRIRRR
- a CDS encoding MFS transporter, coding for MTPVEGTAPSLHSGGSGRNVTLFLLGYAVSVMGDQVFYLALAWYALALAESDLVAGLVVSIGALPRAILLLPAGAFADGRGFRRVAVRASFLRMVVLGALAVACGDRPVPMMGALLAAALLFGCIEAFYLPSSQSMVTTVSSEDTIERIQPLFSGIQRLGVVAGPLLGGALLGFLSPRMLFSMLAVVSLVSLACLLMVREQCCRTSLTDGRPLHTLGTRMLGSVKRILANSVLRPCLVLIVLAEFAASGLTNTGYAMLATARAWDGFQLGQVLACYGAGAAVAACLMALVVPQRAEPHIGRGIVVAGLGFAAAGATSSHTLASLLSVAAGLGSGVGSTLLVTRFITQARGSDTATAISVMSLASFGAAPLSSLYCGFVAWIGAPSAVFISLGAVLVTVGAWFSLRNHVECIE
- a CDS encoding 2-hydroxyacid dehydrogenase encodes the protein MKILVFGTKSYDKASFEKELKDYPDLQVDFTEINLTPLTAPLAQGYKAVCGFVNADVSAMTLELLRGLGVELVLMRCAGFDAVNVDFAKSIGMRVTRVPAYSPEAIAEHAMALALCANRHIHKGYIRVRENDFSLEGLVGTTLHGKTAGIIGTGRIGAALCRICKGFGMTVLGSDLYPNQKLIDEEHVIDEYVDYDELYSRADLISLHAFLNEDSYHLINDESIAKMKDGVIFVNTSRGALVDTEALIRGIRAGKIGAAGLDVYEEENANVYQNREDQILGHSVTARLCSFPNVVMTSHQAFFTHEALGQIARVTLDNAEAYANGKDFVDRSVVC
- the pyk gene encoding pyruvate kinase — encoded protein: MTNKRTKIICTMGPATESDDVLRQLIASGMNVARFNFSHGSHDYHRNNIDRVRRISAELGMPVAIMLDTKGPEVRTGELKDHQKVMLKTGGTTVVTTDDGVIGTAERFSLDYKELPNEVEKGSIILIDDGLIGLEVDHVEGTDMHCVITNGGELGEKKGVNVPNVEVGLPSVTEQDRADIMFGCELGIDAIAASFIRNGAAVDEIRELCAENGLRNLYILPKIESAMGVRNFDEILEHSDGIMVARGDLGVEINPAEVPHVQKTIIKKCNKAYKPVITATQMLDSMIHNPRPTRAEVADVANAIYDGTDCIMLSGETAAGQYPVEAVRMMASIAEETEKYLPETGEYHDRGGLKNVNSAIGAAAVEVADRVNAKCIICPTHSGRTARLISNFRPKLPIYAMSPSNHAIRKTCFQWGVQAIKTTEQGSLSATCYNALTVAKERGVVKTGDLVVITAGDPQTSPSQGDYITSTNMAMVSQIQ
- a CDS encoding helix-turn-helix domain-containing protein — encoded protein: MLMTILSTYIVQLLLLNFKGKFGRAGMTHRYGRIAQEPSLRIEGSMGKSETIKRTVTDITTLRVMSNPERMRILGLLRNRGAHTVGQISSEIGLAPGSVSYHLKRLAAVGLAEQMTNPDMDRRQSWWQASDAAIEPAVSPDEGASKEVRLELGRASVRTYFEAYERYLQGYRDLPRAWREHEIRLDTVLSLTPEEMGQFESDLEALLDAWTKRVAATTGHASSNHDHRSQVLIALLGFPWQP
- a CDS encoding alpha-amylase family glycosyl hydrolase, coding for MNWYEGSVVYQVYPLGLTGAPYENDGTSDPEPRILQLVDHGWIEHMTKLGATCLMLNPVFESDAHGYDTRDYKTVDRRLGTNADLRRVVDACHEAGIKVLLDGVFNHVGRGFWAFQDVLKNRESSPYAGWFNIDWDGNTEWDDGLSYETWAGVPYLVKLNHGNLELNDYLADVIRGWEEEFDIDGLRLDVAYCLDRGFLEYLRRIADELTARRTERLGAYDGKFVLVGETMFGDYNQWMGDTLADSVTNYEVYKGLWSSMNSSNMHEVAYALNRQSGSDPWDLYTGRHLLNFVDNHDVPRIATKLDDTRQLPCLYGLLFGIPGVPCLYYGSEWGIEGEQRFGDHELRPALDAPEWNELTEAIAAYAAARKKDAPGFEALCWGDYTEIQVSSTTLLFQRTSEHERVIVAVNAGSEPVTFHFDAQCGRATDLATGEWHDFGGGSEVEPFTTHLWLCER